The DNA window CCATGCTAATGCTGGTGATTCTCGTGACGGGGATCGGGACTCAGCTCAGCTATGGATTTACGGACATCGACCTTGGACTCTATCTCACCGACCTCTACGCGGTGCAGCTCGTCGACTACCTGCTGCTGGTCGTGCTGGCGTTCACGATTCACGCCGTAATCAACCACAAGTACTTCGGCCACTTCGTGATGGTGGCCTTTTTCATCGGTCTGCTCTTTAGCAGTCAGCTTGGCATTGAGCACTCGCTCTGGCAGTACGGCTCGGATCCCGGCCTGCCGTACTCCGCCATGAACGGCTACGGCCACTTTGCGACGGCCTTCGCGTGGTACAAGCTGCTCTGGGCGGCGGTGGCCGTCCTGATGGCGGTCCTGGCGCGGCTCGCGTGGGTCCGGGGCGAGGACGTGACGATTCCGATGCGGCTGCGGAAGGCCCGGCAGCGGCTCTCGCCTGCGTTGATGAGTACGGCGGGTGGGGCGCTCGTCGTGGCGCTTGCGGTCGGAGGCTTCATCTACATGAATACCACGGTGTGGAATACCTTCCGCACCAGCGAGGAGCAGACGGCCCTTCAGGTGGAGTACGAGACCACGTACGAGCGGTATGCGCAGATTCCCCAGCCGCGCATCGATGCCGTGGACCTGGACGTGGATCTCTATCCCGATCGGCGCGACGCCCGAATGGCGGGGGAGTACGTCCTTGTGAACGACACGAAGGCGGCCGTCGACACGATCTTCGTCGAAACGCCCGCCGACCTGGAGGTGAATCGAATGGAATTCGGTCGGGAGGCGGAGGTGGCCCGTCACGATGAGACGCACGGCGTGCGGCTCGTGCACCTTGCGTCGGCACTGGCGCCGGGCGACACGACGACACTCGACTTCGACGTGTGGAACCGCAACGACGGCTTCACGGACAGCGGCAGTCAGACCTCCGTCGTTCACAACGGCACGTTCATCAACAGCGCCGTCCTGCCGCATATCGGCTACAACGAGAATGCTGAGCTCAGCTCCCGGTCCCAGCGCGAGGAGCAGGGGCTCGACGAGGAGCCGCGGATGCAGCCCCGCAGCGACACGACGGCCCGGATGCGACCCTACGTCTCCCGCGACGCGACGTGGCTCGACTACGAGGCCACCGTCAGCACCAGCGCCGAGCAGATTCCGCTGGCGCCGGGCACGCGCGACTCCTCGTGGACGGCGGAGGGGCGCCGGCACGTCCGCTTCCGGACGACGGCCCCGACGCTCGGCTTCTTCTCGTTCTTGTCCGCCCGCTACGAGGCGGTGCGTGAGACCTGGACGCCTGCCGACTCGTCCCAGAACCGCGGGCAGCCGGTCGACATTGAGATTTTCCATCACCCGTCGCACGACTACAACGTGGACCGGATGGTGGAGGCGACCAAGAAGTCGCTGGACTACTATACCGAGCACTTTGGGCCGTATCAGAGCAAAGAGGTGCGCATTGCGGAGTTCCCGCGGTACGCGACGTTCGCGCAGTCCTTCCTCGGCACCATTCCGTACTCGGAGAGCATCGGCTTCATTGCCCGCGTCGATCCGGAGACGGACATCGACTATCCGTACTACGTGACGGCGCACGAGATGGGGCACCAGTGGTGGGCGCACCAGGTGGTGAGCGGGCCGGTGTGGGGGGCGACGATGCTCGTGGAAACGCTGGCCCAGTACAGCGCGCTCATGGTGATGGAGGACACGTACGGGCGCGACAAGATGAAACGGTTCCTGGAGTACGAGCTCGACGATTATCTGAGTGGGCGGAGCACGGAGCCGCGCGAGGAACGACCGCTGATGGACGTGGCCGCGAGTCAACAGTACATCCACTACCGGAAAGGCTCCGTGGTCATGTACGCGATGAAGGAGTACCTGGGCGAGGAGACCGTGAACCGCGTGCTGCGGGAGTTTCTGCGCGAGCATCGGTATGAGACGCCGCCATTTACGACCTCGGAGGCACTGGTGGAGCGCTTCGAGGCCGCCGCACCCGACTCGCTGGAGGGCTTCGTGCGGGATCGCTTCCGCAAGATCACGTTTTACGACAACCGGGCTGTGGAGGCGACCTACACCGAGACCGACGACGGCCGCTACCGTGTCGAGCTTACGGTGCAGGCTGGTAAACAACAGGTCGATAGTCTTGGTGGGTCTCCGAAGCCCGTGCCGGTGGACGACGTGGTCGAGATCGGCGTGTTTGCGACGGCGGCCGACGTGGATGCAGACGACCAGCACACCCTCTATCGGGAGAAACATCGGCTCACGGATGGGGAGCAGACGATCACCGTTACGGTCGACGAAGAGCCCGCACGGGCCGGCGTCGATCCGTTTACGCTGCTCATCGACCGCGAGACCAACGACAATCTGACAGCGGTGACGGCGGCGGACTCGTGAGAAGAACATCCGGCCGAATTCATTTCTCAGACCAAACGCTCGTGACGACCCATGATTCAGCGTGTTGCCATTTTGCTCCTGTTCGCACTTGGGGGCACCGTCCCGGGATTTGCTCAAGGAGACGTTCCGGTCCAGCGCATCGATTCGCTCGTGTCGGCCTACCATGATGCCCGTCTCTTCAACGGCGCTGTACTCGTGGGGACGGGCGATTCGGTGGCGTATGCCACGGCGGTGGGAGACGCCAACATGGAGTGGGATGTGCCCAATACGACCTCCACACGTTTCCACATTGGATCGGTGACGAAGCAGTTTACCGCGGCCCTCATTCTGACGCTCGTCGCCGAGAATACGGTTGCGCTGGATAGCACAATTTCCACCTATCTTTCCGGGTATCCCGGACCTGGGGCAGATCGGATCACCATTCACCATTTGCTTGCCCACCGGTCTGGGATTCCGAGTTTTACCGCCTTCGAGGACTACGAGTCGCGCACCATGCGGCTGGAGTGGGAGCCGGACTCGCTCGTTACGACGTTTGCAAGGCGGGGACTCCAGTTTGAGCCCGGGCGTCAGTGGAGCTACTCAAACTCCGGCTATTTTCTTCTCGGCGTGATCGCGCAGGAGGTGACGGGTCAACACTACGCCGCGGCCCTGCGCGAAAAGGTGTTGGCCCCGCTCGGGCTCGACGGCCCGATCGGCTACGCGTTCAGCGAAGAGGTCATTGAGCGAGAGGCCAGCGGCTACACCCAGACTGTGTGGGGCTATCAGCGAGCCGAGCCGATTGAGGCCTCCGTTCCCTTTTCCGCCGGGATGCTCTACGCGACACCGACGGGACTGTACCGGTGGACGCGGGCGCTGCACACGGGACAGGTTCTGCCGGATTCGCTTTACGAGGCGATGACGACGCCCCACTCGGAGAATGGGTACGGATATGGCCTCGTGATGCAGAGTGATACCATTGGGGGCACACTGGTCTCAATTACGGGGCACGGGGGTGGCATCAATGGGTTTACGACGTCGCTCAACTACACCACCCCGGGCGACTACACGGTCCTGGCGCTCGACAACACCACGAGCGAGAGCACGAGCCGCCTTACCGAGGGCATTCGTCAGGTGTTGCACGGGGGGACACCCCCGTCGCCCCAGCCGTCGGTGGCTCGGGCGCTCTGGCCGGTCGTGCAGAAGCAGACGGTGGCCGACGCAACGGCGCGCTATCGGACGCTCAAGCAGGAGCGGCCCAACGCCTACGTGTACGATCCTACTGAGCTTGTTCGCCTCGGCGATGCGCTTCGGGAGAAGGAGCGGCCCGCCCGAGCGATTGGCATCTACGAGTTTGCCCTCTCGATGGACTCGACGCTCGCAGACGCGTATGCCGGGCTCGGCCTTGCGGAACGGGCGCTAGGAAATGACGCAGCTGCCGAACCCCACCTCCAAACGGCACTGGATCGGAATCCGGCCCTGGAGCAGGCACAGCGGGCCTTGCGAGAAATGGGAGTAGAAGAGGGCACGTCTACGGTGACGCTTTCCCCGGAACTGTTGGAGCGATACACGGGAGTATATGCCGCCCAACAGCGTCCCAGCTTTAAGCTCACGATTACGCGAGAGGGGAAGCAACTGTACGGGCAGGCCACCGGGCAGGCCCGATACCGACTTTATCCCTCCTCCGAGACGCGATTTTTCCTGAAGGTGGTGGACGCGCAGGTTGAGTTCACCGTAAAGGAGGCGAGCGTTCCTCAGCTCACCCTTTATCAGCGGGGCCAGGAAATCCTCTTTACGCGAACGGAGGAGTCCCCCGAGTAATGCCGCATCCCTGTCATCAGTTTTTTCCTTCGGACCCACGCACAGTTATGGATTTCCGGACTCTCCTCGTTCTCGTCAGCATTCTGTTTGGCAGTGGGCTTGGAGGCGCCTTGCATGCCCAACCGTACGAGCGCACCCGGAGCGACACCCTTTCGGACGCGCCGGCGGCCCTGGCGATTGACAATCGAGAGGGCAGCATTACCGTTTCGTCCTGGTCCCGCGATGGGGTCGTGTATACGGCCCGCATCGTATCGGGGCAGGCCCAGGAGATTGTTGAGGAAACCATGATCGAAGTAGACCGCTTCGATCAACGGCTCTCACTGACGAGCAACATGGATGAGATTGACCCCCAGTGGGCGTTTGGGCCCGAACTGTATGGCTACGGCGTTACGTACCCTGAGGTGCACTATACGGTCCGGGTGCCGCCATCGGTCGCTGTGACAATTGAGGACCAGGAGTCGACTGTTGACGTCGCCGGGCTTGCAGCGCGGCTACGGGTCGACACCCAGGAGGGAGCGATCACCGTGCGCAACCATCGGGGCCCGGTTCGGCTCGATACCCATGAGGGGACGTTGACACTGACGGATATCGTCGGCGACGCAATGATCGATACCCACGAGGGATCGGTTGAGGCGCAGGGGCTTCGGGGGCGGTTGCGACTCGATACCCATGAGGGGCAAGCGGCGGTAGCAGTCGACTCGCTCGGAACCACCACCGTTGATACGCACGAGGGAGAGGTGACCCTCACCGTCCCGTCCCGCAGCGGGTTTGACCTGTCGACAGACCTTGGGGAAGAGGGGATCCTGCGGAGTGATTTTGCGATCGATGCGCTTCGGACGGAGGACGGACAGTACGAGGGGCGTGTCCACGGCGGGGGGCCGCTGCTTCGGGTGTCTTCGGTAGAGGGAGTTGTGCAAGTGCTACGCCCGTGAGGACGGGACAGCCTTGGCTTGCCTTTTTGCCGTGAGAATTGCACAACCGCATTCAGGACAAAGAGACTGCGGCGGCGGGAGGCAACCCCGTCTGTTGCAGGTTTCTCCAGGAGGGCCAGCACTAGTACTGGAAGATTCCTCCAGGGGCACGGCACCTGGGGAAAGACGCGCCGTAGAAACACAAAAATCCCCTCCCAGCGCCGCTGATAGGGGATTGTGTGATTGGTAGCGTGGGGGGGATTTGAACCCCCGACCTCCGGGTTATGAATCCGACGCTCTAACCAACTGAGCTACCACGCCAGAAAGTCGACCTGTTATATCGAATCGGGCGCGCAGAGTGTTTCCGAGTCGCCGTGAAGAAGCAGTGGACGAGTCGTTCTTTAGGGACGGCCTATTCGCTCGTGAGCACGTCGCCGACCTGAAGGAGCACCGACTCGTCAAAGTGCGGCCCGAGGAGCTGCAGGCCCACGGGCAGGTTGTCGGTCTCCGGATGCGAGCCGATGGGCACCGTAAGGCCCGGGATGCCGGCCAGGTTGGCGGTGACCGTGTAGATGTCGTTCAGGTACATCTCCAGCGGGTCGTCGGTCTTCTCGCCGAGCTGAAACGGCGGGGTGGGCGTGGTGGGCGTCACGAGTACGTCGACGTCCTCGAAAGCCCGGTCAAAGTCGTGGCGGATGAGGGTGCGCACCCGCTGGGCCTTCTCGTAGTACTTGTCGTAGTAGCCAGCCGAAAGGGCATAGGTGCCCAGCATGATGCGGCGTTTTACCTCGTCGCCGAAGCCTTCGGTGCGGGTGCGGGTGTAAAGGGCGTCGAGGGCGCTTTGCTCGTCGTCCAACTCCGCTTCGAGTTCCGTCACGCGATCGTCGTCGCCCTTCGTTCGAGCGGCAGAGAGCTCGCGTTGCAATTCTTTGCGTCGTTCCCGGAGCTCGTGCTTCGTTTCCTGCAGGTCGGCGCGGAAGCCGTACCGGATGCCGTCGTAACGGGCCAGATTGCTGGAGGCCTCGGCGGTGGCGAGGAGGTAGTATGTAGCCACGCCGTACTCGGTATGCGGAAGGGAGACCCGCTCGATCTCGGCGCCCTGATCCTCCAGGGTCGCCACCTGGTCGCGCACCATATGCCGGATGGTGGGATCGAGGCCCTCGGTAAAGTACTCGTCCGGCAACCCCACCTTCAGCCCCTCCACCTCGCCCGTGAGGGCCTGCGTGTAGTCCGGCACGTCGACGGGCGCGCTGGACGAATCGTTCGGGTCTTCGCCCGCCATCACGTTCAGGAGCGTTGCCACGTCTTCCACGCTGTTGGCAAGGGGCCCGATCACGTCGAGCGACGAGGCGAAAGCCACGAGGCCCGACCGGCTCACGCGGCCGTAGGTCGGCTTCAGGCCCACGACCCCGCAGAACGCCGACGGCTGCCGCACCGATCCGCCGGTGTCGCTGCCAAGGGCGGCATGGCACATGCCCGCGGCCACCGCGGCGGCCGATCCGCCCGACGAGCCGCCCGGCACGTAGTCCGGATCGTGCGGGTTGCGCACCGGACCAAAGTGGGAGGTCTCGTTCGACGAGCCCATGGCGAACTCGTCGCAGTTCGTCTTGCCGATGAAGATGGCCCCGGCGTCGCGAAGACGCTCAATCACCGTCGCGTCGTACAGCGACGAGAAGTCTTTGAGCATCTTCGACCCGCAACTGACTGGGTAGCCGCGAATGCAAATATTGTCCTTTACAGCGAGCACGAGCCCCGAGAGGGGACGTGCATTCCCACGCTCTCGCTGGCTGTCGAGGTACCGGGCGTGGTTAAGGGCGCCGTCGCGATCGACGGTCGTGAAGGCATTGAGTTCGTCGTTTCGGTCGTCGATGCGATCCAAAAACGACGAGACCAGCGCTTCACACGTGGTCT is part of the Salinibacter sp. 10B genome and encodes:
- a CDS encoding M1 family aminopeptidase, producing MFFTLVGQEVSYRLRQMSTHVYFLIFFSISFLLMNALGGAFTDTTVVIFGMGPNTHANSPFAINVCTLFLSLLGLILTAPFMGQSVYRDYESGIYPLIFTTPISKAQYLGSRFVGAVLVHLYIYAGLTGGLMLGEVVPWVDASQFGPFSLAAYLKPYLLYVLPNLLWVGGLFVAIPALTRKMLPNYIGGVLLFMGYNIAAVLMGADAMRNSTVASIADPFGLIPTQQLTRYWTVAEQNAQLVPFEGMVLMNRLVWISVGVVLIAGLYAAFQFSYLSGGSTSSGEETDDGPQSLAEVAPTSLIHAVDLPTIALSESWGARWRQFWSIVRQSFTYVVRDVYFYAIVGASVIFLVIAASQAGQMYGTAVQPVTYHVLDQLSGQFTLFMIILITFYAGQLVWRERDAHIQQIQDALPLPSSLVMMAKGLGLGLVCAMLMLVILVTGIGTQLSYGFTDIDLGLYLTDLYAVQLVDYLLLVVLAFTIHAVINHKYFGHFVMVAFFIGLLFSSQLGIEHSLWQYGSDPGLPYSAMNGYGHFATAFAWYKLLWAAVAVLMAVLARLAWVRGEDVTIPMRLRKARQRLSPALMSTAGGALVVALAVGGFIYMNTTVWNTFRTSEEQTALQVEYETTYERYAQIPQPRIDAVDLDVDLYPDRRDARMAGEYVLVNDTKAAVDTIFVETPADLEVNRMEFGREAEVARHDETHGVRLVHLASALAPGDTTTLDFDVWNRNDGFTDSGSQTSVVHNGTFINSAVLPHIGYNENAELSSRSQREEQGLDEEPRMQPRSDTTARMRPYVSRDATWLDYEATVSTSAEQIPLAPGTRDSSWTAEGRRHVRFRTTAPTLGFFSFLSARYEAVRETWTPADSSQNRGQPVDIEIFHHPSHDYNVDRMVEATKKSLDYYTEHFGPYQSKEVRIAEFPRYATFAQSFLGTIPYSESIGFIARVDPETDIDYPYYVTAHEMGHQWWAHQVVSGPVWGATMLVETLAQYSALMVMEDTYGRDKMKRFLEYELDDYLSGRSTEPREERPLMDVAASQQYIHYRKGSVVMYAMKEYLGEETVNRVLREFLREHRYETPPFTTSEALVERFEAAAPDSLEGFVRDRFRKITFYDNRAVEATYTETDDGRYRVELTVQAGKQQVDSLGGSPKPVPVDDVVEIGVFATAADVDADDQHTLYREKHRLTDGEQTITVTVDEEPARAGVDPFTLLIDRETNDNLTAVTAADS
- a CDS encoding serine hydrolase yields the protein MIQRVAILLLFALGGTVPGFAQGDVPVQRIDSLVSAYHDARLFNGAVLVGTGDSVAYATAVGDANMEWDVPNTTSTRFHIGSVTKQFTAALILTLVAENTVALDSTISTYLSGYPGPGADRITIHHLLAHRSGIPSFTAFEDYESRTMRLEWEPDSLVTTFARRGLQFEPGRQWSYSNSGYFLLGVIAQEVTGQHYAAALREKVLAPLGLDGPIGYAFSEEVIEREASGYTQTVWGYQRAEPIEASVPFSAGMLYATPTGLYRWTRALHTGQVLPDSLYEAMTTPHSENGYGYGLVMQSDTIGGTLVSITGHGGGINGFTTSLNYTTPGDYTVLALDNTTSESTSRLTEGIRQVLHGGTPPSPQPSVARALWPVVQKQTVADATARYRTLKQERPNAYVYDPTELVRLGDALREKERPARAIGIYEFALSMDSTLADAYAGLGLAERALGNDAAAEPHLQTALDRNPALEQAQRALREMGVEEGTSTVTLSPELLERYTGVYAAQQRPSFKLTITREGKQLYGQATGQARYRLYPSSETRFFLKVVDAQVEFTVKEASVPQLTLYQRGQEILFTRTEESPE
- a CDS encoding DUF4097 family beta strand repeat-containing protein, translated to MDFRTLLVLVSILFGSGLGGALHAQPYERTRSDTLSDAPAALAIDNREGSITVSSWSRDGVVYTARIVSGQAQEIVEETMIEVDRFDQRLSLTSNMDEIDPQWAFGPELYGYGVTYPEVHYTVRVPPSVAVTIEDQESTVDVAGLAARLRVDTQEGAITVRNHRGPVRLDTHEGTLTLTDIVGDAMIDTHEGSVEAQGLRGRLRLDTHEGQAAVAVDSLGTTTVDTHEGEVTLTVPSRSGFDLSTDLGEEGILRSDFAIDALRTEDGQYEGRVHGGGPLLRVSSVEGVVQVLRP
- a CDS encoding amidase family protein → MDQPTFAEAHRALDAGETTCEALVSSFLDRIDDRNDELNAFTTVDRDGALNHARYLDSQRERGNARPLSGLVLAVKDNICIRGYPVSCGSKMLKDFSSLYDATVIERLRDAGAIFIGKTNCDEFAMGSSNETSHFGPVRNPHDPDYVPGGSSGGSAAAVAAGMCHAALGSDTGGSVRQPSAFCGVVGLKPTYGRVSRSGLVAFASSLDVIGPLANSVEDVATLLNVMAGEDPNDSSSAPVDVPDYTQALTGEVEGLKVGLPDEYFTEGLDPTIRHMVRDQVATLEDQGAEIERVSLPHTEYGVATYYLLATAEASSNLARYDGIRYGFRADLQETKHELRERRKELQRELSAARTKGDDDRVTELEAELDDEQSALDALYTRTRTEGFGDEVKRRIMLGTYALSAGYYDKYYEKAQRVRTLIRHDFDRAFEDVDVLVTPTTPTPPFQLGEKTDDPLEMYLNDIYTVTANLAGIPGLTVPIGSHPETDNLPVGLQLLGPHFDESVLLQVGDVLTSE